The proteins below are encoded in one region of Chryseobacterium wanjuense:
- a CDS encoding DUF58 domain-containing protein has protein sequence MKNLYINTRFFFALIGVGVLYVFAFFFSFLMWVAHGVLLLCFLAAMVDYLFVFNQKNGILAQRILPEKLSNGDENPVKIDVKNNYGFRINTKIIDEIPFQFQKRDFLIEKQIEPGKNTFFQYILEPKERGEYHFGNLNIYVSSPLGFVSKRFTFQKDANLPSYPSFIHLRKYELMALQSEFLLGGIKKIRKLGHTMEFEQIKDYVPGDDIRTINWKATSKANRLMVNQFQDEKSQRIFMLIDTGRTMKMPFKGLSLLDYSINATMALSHIILKKGDRAGMMTFSKKTENKIAAENKSGQLRKISEALYNIKTDFFESDFNRLYQDVKYSLNQRSLILLFTNFETLDGLNRQLKYLRGIAKNHLLVVVFFKNAELQTLIHKKPENMQEIYDEIIAEKFEFEKKLIIQELRKYGIYTVYTLPENLNIDVINKYLEIKARGIL, from the coding sequence ATGAAAAACTTATACATCAATACACGCTTTTTCTTCGCACTCATCGGAGTGGGGGTTCTGTATGTCTTTGCATTTTTCTTTTCGTTTTTGATGTGGGTGGCACATGGTGTTTTGCTGTTGTGCTTTTTGGCGGCGATGGTCGATTATCTTTTTGTATTTAATCAAAAGAACGGAATTTTAGCACAAAGAATTTTACCGGAAAAATTGTCGAATGGTGATGAAAATCCTGTGAAAATTGATGTTAAAAATAATTACGGTTTTAGAATTAATACTAAAATAATCGATGAAATTCCGTTTCAGTTTCAAAAAAGGGATTTTTTGATTGAAAAACAAATCGAACCGGGGAAGAATACGTTTTTCCAATATATTTTAGAACCGAAAGAGCGGGGAGAATACCATTTTGGAAATTTAAATATTTATGTTTCGTCGCCATTGGGATTTGTTTCCAAAAGGTTTACCTTCCAGAAAGATGCAAATTTACCGTCTTATCCGTCATTCATCCACCTTCGGAAGTATGAATTAATGGCGCTTCAAAGCGAATTTTTGCTGGGCGGAATTAAAAAAATAAGAAAACTGGGACACACGATGGAGTTTGAGCAGATCAAGGATTATGTTCCCGGAGATGATATTCGAACCATCAACTGGAAAGCGACTTCCAAGGCCAACCGATTGATGGTGAACCAGTTTCAGGATGAAAAATCGCAACGGATTTTTATGCTTATTGATACCGGAAGAACCATGAAAATGCCCTTCAAAGGACTGAGCTTGCTGGATTATTCGATCAATGCAACGATGGCTTTATCACACATTATTCTTAAAAAAGGAGATCGTGCCGGAATGATGACGTTTTCGAAAAAAACTGAAAATAAAATTGCAGCGGAAAACAAATCGGGGCAGTTGAGGAAAATTTCTGAGGCGCTTTATAATATAAAAACAGATTTCTTTGAAAGTGATTTCAACCGGTTGTATCAGGATGTGAAATATTCATTAAACCAGAGAAGTTTAATATTATTATTTACTAATTTTGAAACACTGGACGGACTAAACCGCCAATTGAAATACCTTCGCGGAATTGCTAAAAACCATTTACTGGTGGTGGTTTTCTTTAAAAATGCAGAATTACAGACTTTAATTCACAAAAAACCTGAAAATATGCAGGAAATTTATGATGAAATTATTGCTGAAAAATTTGAGTTTGAAAAGAAATTAATTATCCAGGAACTCCGTAAATATGGCATTTATACGGTGTATACCTTACCGGAGAATTTAAATATCGATGTTATCAATAAATATCTTGAGATAAAGGCGAGGGGAATTTTATAA
- a CDS encoding alpha/beta fold hydrolase produces the protein MKTELNYINLSYRTNSNKEYNIPLSYQLFGKDLFSAPIILVNHALTGNSDVSGEKGWWKKLIGENQVIDTNKYTVLCFNIPGNGYDEFFIDEYEDFTPSDIANIFLKGLEILQIKSLHTIIGGSLGGGIGWEMLVKKPNLAEVFIPIACDFKTHDWLHAQCLVQKFLLNQNNEPLQKARIHAMLCYRTPESLNDRFQNKYNQEKQRLDSEDWLIYHGNALNKRFSLKSYKLMNHLLMNINTEENQLEKIQARMHMISVDTDLFFPASEIRMCFEKLTKKKENVFYHEIKSIHGHDAFLMEYEQLNNIIKNIL, from the coding sequence TTGAAAACAGAACTAAACTATATTAATCTTTCGTATCGTACAAATTCCAATAAGGAGTACAATATCCCGTTGAGCTATCAGCTTTTCGGGAAAGACCTGTTTTCGGCACCGATAATTTTAGTTAATCATGCTTTAACCGGAAATTCTGATGTTTCAGGAGAAAAGGGATGGTGGAAAAAACTGATTGGTGAAAATCAGGTGATCGATACGAATAAATACACAGTTCTGTGTTTCAACATTCCCGGAAACGGCTATGACGAATTTTTTATTGATGAATACGAAGATTTCACGCCTTCAGATATTGCCAATATCTTTTTAAAAGGTCTTGAAATTTTACAAATTAAAAGTTTACACACCATTATTGGAGGTTCTCTGGGAGGTGGAATCGGCTGGGAAATGCTGGTAAAAAAACCAAATCTTGCCGAAGTTTTCATTCCTATTGCCTGCGATTTCAAAACCCACGATTGGCTTCATGCACAATGTCTGGTTCAGAAATTTTTATTAAATCAAAATAATGAACCGCTGCAAAAAGCAAGAATTCATGCCATGTTGTGCTACCGAACACCGGAATCGTTAAATGATAGATTTCAAAATAAATACAACCAGGAAAAACAGAGATTGGACTCGGAAGATTGGTTAATTTATCACGGAAATGCTTTAAACAAAAGATTTAGTTTAAAGTCTTACAAACTGATGAATCATTTGCTGATGAATATAAATACAGAAGAAAATCAACTGGAAAAAATTCAGGCACGAATGCACATGATCTCCGTTGATACAGATTTATTTTTTCCCGCTTCTGAAATTCGAATGTGCTTTGAAAAGCTTACAAAGAAAAAGGAAAATGTTTTCTATCACGAGATCAAATCAATTCACGGGCACGATGCCTTCTTAATGGAATACGAACAATTAAATAACATCATT
- a CDS encoding MGH1-like glycoside hydrolase domain-containing protein: protein MIAEKQRLQDTNWKNWGPYVSNRQWGNVREDYSSNGDAWNFANHNNAESYAYRWGEEGIAGISDAKQLFCFALSFWNKKDKMIKERFFGLSNPQGNHGEDIKEIFYYLDNTPTHSYMKMVYKYPINAFPYDDIRTENGRRSKKEPEYEIFDTGIFDKDEYFDIFIEYAKADHNDILIRVTVCNRSETDAPIVIAPTVWFRNNWKWGYNTYKGQTQASYEGCIDIQHDSVSIKKFYSRNIGAGSVFCENETNTPKLYGAPYPGNTYFKDGINDYIIYGSNTVNPEKRGTKASFLLDEIIGARQSKTFDFRLSPDELDEPFYQFDEIFATRIEEANEFYDEIQHDVASDDEKNVQRQSFAGLLWNKQFYHYNVGKWLKGDPNYEAPRDFNNYVRNIEWNHLHNKDIISMPDKWEYPWYATWDLAFHCVPFSIIDAEFAKGQLLLLTKEWYMHPNGQLPAYEWNLSDVNPPVHAWSCFRVFKIDEKQNGKPDLLFLEKVFQKLLLNFTWWVNRKDKNGKNIFGGGFLGLDNIGAFDRNMILKDGQHLEQADGTSWMAMYALNMMRISMELAQYYQVYEDMAIKFFEHYLYIAEAMENLGEGTKGLWNEEDGFFYDVLQLGNGDSVSLKLRSIVGLIPMFAVEIIDHHLLDKMPNFRERMDWVLKNKPELTKLVSHWEEEGQRRKHLMSILRKNRLSKVLTRMLDEKEFLSDYGIRAMSKVYEENPFVFSVHGTENVVYYTPAESDSRMFGGNSNWRGPIWFPINFLIVESLQRFHFYYGNSLKVELPTGSGDKRNLDEVAQNISSRLCSIFLKDEYGQRPFNGGNAKFNYDENFKDYITFYEYFHGDNGRGVGASHQTGWTATVAKLMKPRLTL, encoded by the coding sequence ATGATTGCTGAAAAACAAAGATTACAAGATACGAACTGGAAAAACTGGGGACCTTACGTAAGCAACCGGCAATGGGGAAATGTACGTGAAGATTACAGCTCAAACGGCGATGCATGGAATTTCGCCAATCATAACAATGCAGAAAGCTACGCCTACCGTTGGGGTGAAGAAGGAATCGCGGGAATCTCTGATGCGAAGCAGCTTTTCTGTTTCGCCCTATCGTTCTGGAACAAGAAAGATAAAATGATCAAGGAACGCTTCTTCGGACTGAGCAATCCTCAGGGAAATCATGGAGAAGACATTAAAGAAATCTTTTATTATCTGGATAATACACCGACGCACAGCTATATGAAAATGGTGTACAAATATCCTATCAATGCTTTTCCTTACGATGATATCCGTACTGAAAACGGGAGACGCAGTAAAAAAGAACCGGAATACGAAATTTTTGATACCGGAATTTTCGATAAAGATGAATATTTCGATATTTTTATTGAATACGCCAAAGCCGATCACAACGATATTTTAATACGCGTAACGGTGTGCAACAGAAGCGAAACCGATGCACCGATTGTTATTGCGCCGACTGTCTGGTTTAGAAATAACTGGAAATGGGGCTACAATACTTACAAAGGACAGACACAGGCCTCTTATGAAGGCTGTATCGATATTCAGCATGACAGTGTTTCGATTAAAAAGTTTTATTCAAGAAACATCGGTGCAGGAAGTGTTTTTTGTGAAAATGAAACGAATACTCCTAAACTTTACGGGGCACCTTATCCGGGAAATACCTATTTTAAAGACGGAATTAACGACTATATCATCTACGGAAGCAATACCGTAAATCCTGAAAAAAGAGGAACGAAAGCTTCATTTTTATTGGATGAAATAATTGGCGCACGACAATCAAAAACTTTTGATTTCAGATTATCTCCGGATGAGTTGGATGAGCCTTTTTATCAATTTGATGAAATCTTTGCGACAAGAATCGAAGAAGCCAACGAATTTTATGACGAAATTCAGCATGATGTAGCAAGTGATGATGAAAAAAATGTTCAGAGACAGTCGTTTGCAGGCTTGCTTTGGAATAAACAATTCTATCATTACAATGTCGGAAAATGGCTGAAAGGCGACCCAAATTATGAAGCGCCGAGAGATTTTAATAATTATGTAAGAAATATCGAATGGAACCATCTCCACAATAAAGATATCATCTCAATGCCCGATAAATGGGAATATCCTTGGTATGCAACGTGGGATCTGGCTTTCCATTGTGTTCCGTTTTCTATTATTGATGCCGAGTTTGCGAAAGGACAACTTCTGTTACTTACCAAAGAATGGTATATGCATCCGAACGGTCAGCTTCCGGCCTATGAATGGAATCTGAGTGATGTAAATCCGCCCGTACACGCATGGTCTTGTTTCCGGGTTTTTAAAATTGATGAAAAACAAAACGGCAAACCCGATCTTTTATTTTTAGAAAAAGTTTTTCAAAAACTGCTTCTGAATTTCACATGGTGGGTCAACCGAAAGGATAAAAACGGTAAAAATATTTTTGGCGGTGGTTTCCTGGGACTCGATAATATCGGGGCTTTCGACAGGAATATGATCCTGAAAGACGGCCAACATCTTGAGCAGGCCGACGGTACGAGCTGGATGGCCATGTATGCCTTAAATATGATGCGGATTTCCATGGAATTGGCTCAATATTACCAGGTTTATGAAGATATGGCCATCAAGTTTTTTGAACATTATCTTTACATTGCCGAAGCGATGGAAAATCTGGGTGAAGGAACAAAAGGCTTATGGAACGAAGAGGACGGATTTTTTTATGATGTGCTTCAACTTGGGAATGGTGACAGTGTTTCATTGAAACTGAGAAGTATTGTCGGGTTAATTCCAATGTTTGCGGTAGAAATTATCGATCATCATTTGCTTGACAAAATGCCTAATTTCCGCGAAAGAATGGATTGGGTTTTGAAAAACAAACCGGAACTGACAAAACTTGTTTCCCATTGGGAAGAAGAAGGACAGAGGAGAAAACATCTCATGAGTATTTTACGTAAAAACCGTTTATCAAAGGTATTGACAAGAATGCTTGATGAAAAAGAATTCTTAAGTGATTATGGAATCCGGGCTATGTCTAAAGTGTATGAGGAAAATCCGTTTGTGTTTTCTGTTCATGGCACCGAGAATGTGGTCTACTACACTCCTGCGGAAAGCGACAGCCGAATGTTTGGCGGAAACAGCAACTGGAGAGGACCGATCTGGTTTCCGATCAATTTCCTGATTGTTGAAAGTTTGCAACGATTCCATTTTTACTATGGAAACAGTTTGAAGGTGGAGCTTCCGACCGGTAGTGGAGACAAGCGAAATCTTGATGAAGTCGCTCAAAATATCAGCAGCAGGCTATGTTCTATTTTCCTGAAAGATGAATACGGACAACGCCCTTTCAATGGTGGAAATGCGAAATTTAATTATGATGAAAATTTTAAAGATTACATCACCTTCTATGAATATTTTCATGGAGACAACGGCCGCGGTGTAGGTGCTTCCCATCAGACAGGATGGACGGCGACTGTTGCGAAGCTGATGAAACCGAGATTGACATTGTAA
- a CDS encoding T9SS type A sorting domain-containing protein: protein MKGKLLPLTAVVLLSATFTSLLKAQEYQPMPVQSGFNADVIANGVGPSASSTNNDVDGVDYAFISRDFQLTAASTPLTYGLPVNGIINSAVASTAGLSYQMASYSSNNTLRLENTNDNGTLIFTTPLQAINLYMMATGGSGACTVDVDVNFTDNTSQTFTGLSISDWYYGSNFAIQGIGRINLTNDNLESGYGTDPRLYQIPLAIDAANQSKSVKSVTITKTGTGGIPNIFAFSADAYNPCPTPTNITSTTTMDTATLSWTAPASAPSSGYQYYYSTSPTAPTATTPPTGNVTSGTSVTLNNLTTGQTYYFWVRSNCGGSSQSFWKMKEFTPGQISTTYNLGDINTQFDNSGVTTTSTTNCAGSVTINVPAGYKIASTSVSYKMSTQSNGWMSEQRSLLVCSSNGNTEASVTSGSGSTTGTYSYNRTGLTLANDLTGAVNFELRAWRTYGGSDCSVDYNKVDNDTFTVTVTLQPLALATNEVTAKEKERIAYPNPFIDTLHIEKAENVKKAVVTDLTGITVKTVENPSSSLFLGELKSGMYILTLTMKDGSVKSMKTIKR, encoded by the coding sequence ATGAAAGGAAAACTACTACCTCTCACAGCTGTGGTATTACTCTCTGCCACATTTACTTCCCTTCTAAAAGCACAAGAATATCAGCCAATGCCGGTTCAGAGCGGATTCAATGCTGATGTTATTGCTAATGGAGTGGGGCCTTCCGCCAGTTCAACAAACAATGATGTTGATGGTGTAGATTATGCATTTATTTCCAGAGATTTCCAACTAACAGCAGCAAGCACGCCGCTTACATATGGTCTTCCGGTAAATGGAATTATCAATTCTGCAGTGGCATCAACTGCCGGATTGTCTTATCAGATGGCGTCTTACAGTTCAAATAACACCTTGAGGCTGGAAAACACAAATGACAACGGTACTTTAATATTTACAACTCCTCTTCAGGCGATCAATTTATACATGATGGCAACAGGAGGAAGTGGAGCTTGTACGGTAGATGTCGATGTGAATTTTACCGATAATACATCACAAACCTTTACAGGACTTAGTATTTCCGACTGGTACTACGGAAGCAATTTTGCTATTCAGGGAATCGGAAGGATTAACCTTACCAATGACAATTTAGAATCAGGGTACGGAACAGATCCAAGATTATATCAGATTCCATTGGCTATTGATGCTGCGAATCAGTCAAAAAGTGTAAAAAGTGTGACCATCACCAAAACAGGAACAGGAGGAATTCCAAATATTTTTGCTTTTTCAGCGGATGCCTATAATCCATGTCCGACTCCTACCAATATTACATCCACGACAACGATGGATACCGCTACTTTGAGCTGGACAGCACCTGCAAGTGCACCATCTTCAGGATATCAGTATTATTACAGCACATCGCCTACCGCGCCTACTGCAACTACGCCGCCTACAGGAAATGTAACTTCGGGGACTTCTGTTACTTTAAATAATTTAACGACTGGACAAACCTATTATTTCTGGGTAAGATCCAACTGTGGAGGTTCTTCACAAAGCTTCTGGAAAATGAAAGAATTCACTCCGGGACAGATTTCTACCACATACAATCTGGGAGATATCAACACCCAATTTGATAACTCAGGCGTTACCACAACTTCTACCACAAACTGTGCAGGAAGTGTAACAATCAATGTTCCAGCCGGATATAAAATTGCATCCACTTCTGTTTCTTACAAAATGTCTACCCAAAGCAATGGATGGATGAGCGAACAAAGAAGTTTACTAGTTTGTTCTTCTAATGGTAATACAGAAGCTTCAGTAACATCGGGATCTGGCTCAACTACAGGTACTTATTCTTACAACAGAACAGGTCTTACCTTGGCAAATGATCTTACAGGTGCGGTGAACTTCGAACTAAGAGCCTGGAGAACATACGGAGGATCAGACTGCAGCGTAGACTACAATAAAGTAGACAACGATACTTTCACTGTAACAGTTACTCTTCAGCCGCTTGCTTTGGCAACAAATGAAGTGACTGCTAAAGAAAAAGAAAGAATTGCTTATCCGAATCCATTTATAGATACTTTACATATCGAAAAGGCTGAAAATGTGAAAAAGGCTGTAGTAACAGACCTGACGGGTATTACTGTAAAAACAGTTGAAAATCCTTCATCTTCATTATTTTTAGGAGAACTTAAATCCGGAATGTATATTTTGACATTAACGATGAAAGACGGTTCTGTAAAAAGCATGAAAACTATTAAGAGATAA
- a CDS encoding OsmC family protein: MKITLNRINDDFLFECTNSHGNSILLDNTSQPGATGVSPMESVLMAVAGCSGIDVVSILKKQRQEITDFKAEVEGERIPVDDAKPFKSIKVKFLLEGSVDPKKAQKAAQLSFEKYCSVSKTLEPTVEIGYEVYVNGEIVQD, from the coding sequence ATGAAAATAACACTTAATAGAATCAACGATGATTTTTTGTTTGAATGTACCAATTCTCACGGAAATTCAATCCTTTTAGACAATACGTCTCAACCCGGAGCAACAGGCGTTTCGCCGATGGAAAGCGTTCTGATGGCGGTTGCAGGCTGCAGCGGAATAGATGTGGTTTCTATTTTAAAAAAGCAAAGACAGGAAATTACGGATTTCAAAGCAGAAGTGGAAGGGGAGAGAATTCCTGTGGATGATGCGAAACCTTTTAAATCAATCAAAGTAAAATTTCTTTTGGAAGGAAGTGTTGATCCTAAAAAAGCCCAGAAAGCAGCACAATTATCTTTTGAAAAGTACTGTTCTGTTTCTAAGACTCTGGAACCGACTGTAGAAATTGGTTACGAAGTATATGTAAACGGCGAAATCGTACAGGATTAA
- a CDS encoding AAA family ATPase, with protein MENLENQNIENQSSIYFDKKEDQFQSRIDMIELRASLEKVKSEIAQVIVGQESMIEHLLAALLSNGHVLIEGVPGVAKTITAKLLAKTIDVGFSRIQFTPDLMPSDILGTSVFSVKNSEFEFKKGPIFSNFILIDEINRSPAKTQAALFEVMEERQITMDGTRYTMEEPFLVVATQNPIEHEGTYRLPEAQLDRFLFKINVGYPNLEQEIAIIKNQHESKAEDKTEVVKSVISAQQLKSYQHLVKEIIVEAQLMEYIAKIIINTRENQFLYLGASPRASLALLTASKAFAALRGRDFVTPEDIKEASYAVLRHRVIVSPEREMEGLTADEIIRQILEGIEIPR; from the coding sequence ATGGAAAACCTTGAAAACCAGAATATAGAAAATCAGAGTTCTATATATTTTGATAAAAAAGAAGATCAGTTTCAGTCGAGAATTGATATGATCGAGCTTCGGGCAAGTCTGGAAAAAGTAAAATCTGAAATCGCACAAGTGATTGTGGGACAGGAAAGTATGATTGAGCATCTTTTGGCAGCACTTTTATCAAACGGTCACGTTTTGATCGAAGGGGTTCCGGGAGTTGCGAAAACAATTACGGCAAAATTATTGGCCAAAACAATTGACGTGGGTTTCAGCAGAATCCAGTTTACGCCGGATCTGATGCCTTCGGATATTTTGGGAACTTCAGTTTTCAGTGTAAAAAATTCTGAATTTGAGTTTAAAAAAGGACCGATTTTCTCTAATTTTATTTTAATTGATGAAATCAACAGGTCTCCGGCAAAAACTCAGGCTGCATTATTCGAAGTGATGGAGGAAAGACAGATCACAATGGACGGAACCCGTTATACGATGGAAGAACCATTCCTCGTAGTGGCAACACAGAACCCGATCGAGCATGAAGGAACTTACCGCCTTCCGGAAGCTCAGCTAGACCGATTTTTGTTTAAAATAAATGTCGGTTATCCGAATCTTGAACAGGAAATTGCCATCATCAAAAATCAGCACGAAAGTAAAGCTGAAGATAAAACAGAAGTAGTAAAAAGCGTCATTTCGGCGCAACAGCTGAAAAGCTATCAACATCTGGTAAAAGAAATCATTGTTGAAGCACAGTTGATGGAATATATCGCGAAAATCATCATCAATACAAGGGAAAACCAATTCTTGTATTTGGGGGCTTCTCCGAGAGCAAGTTTGGCTTTATTAACAGCTTCTAAAGCTTTCGCAGCATTGAGAGGAAGGGATTTTGTAACCCCGGAAGACATCAAAGAAGCAAGCTATGCCGTTTTGAGACACAGGGTAATTGTCTCGCCTGAAAGAGAAATGGAAGGTTTGACAGCCGATGAAATCATCAGACAAATTTTAGAAGGAATAGAGATTCCTAGATAG